The following DNA comes from Ignavibacteria bacterium.
AACGGTGAACCACAATGTTGCAAGCACGCTGTGTCGCTCATCTTTAGCCGCCATCATTCGCTGCGCAACATAACCGCCGCCGCCCGGTTCTGCGCCCGGATACCACGATGCCCACCATTGAATTCCTATGTATGCAAGAAATCCCGTAATGGAAAGCGCGAGCGTTGTTCCTATTTCAGAAGTTGAATTTCCGACGTTGGGAAAAAAATCAAAATAATATTCGGGAAGTTTTTCTTGCAATCCAGTTATTCCACCGACTTGCGGAAGTTGAAGAAGAAGAATTGCAAGCACAAGCGTTCCGACCATTGCAAACACGAACTGAAACACATCTGTCGCCGCAACGCCCCACAATCCCGACATTGCTGAATATGCTGCGACCAACACCATACACGCCGCGATGTAAAAAATACTTTGCGAATGTGCGATGCCGAATATGCCTTCGAGAATGGACATCATTGCGACGTTCACCCAACCCATAATAATGCAGTTGAGAAACAATCCGAGATAGAGCGCGCGAAATCCACGAAGAAATGCTGCCGGTTTTC
Coding sequences within:
- a CDS encoding sodium:proline symporter, coding for MQLLDYSIIILYFVISIAIGIYYSRRASKGTSEFFLSGRNLPWWLAGTSMVATTFAADTPLAVTELVAQHGIAGNWLWWNFVFGGVLTIFFFAKLWRRAGVMTDVEFIELRYSGKPAAFLRGFRALYLGLFLNCIIMGWVNVAMMSILEGIFGIAHSQSIFYIAACMVLVAAYSAMSGLWGVAATDVFQFVFAMVGTLVLAILLLQLPQVGGITGLQEKLPEYYFDFFPNVGNSTSEIGTTLALSITGFLAYIGIQWWASWYPGAEPGGGGYVAQRMMAAKDERHSVLATLWFTVAHYCLRPWPWILTGLATLVLYPQLSLADKKLGYVFAMRDFLPTGLLGLLVAAFFAAYM